Sequence from the Primulina huaijiensis isolate GDHJ02 chromosome 16, ASM1229523v2, whole genome shotgun sequence genome:
TTatgctgttttttttttccaacgaTGGAGTAAATGGAAAGTaacaaaattttcctttttcacaTCTCCCAAGTTACCTTCTTTATGCTTGTTTTAACTACTTGTCATTCAACTGTTTGATTTCTCGTATTTCATTCTCGAATGTATTGGGTTGAGTTCGGATGAAATAATTGGGTAAAACTACAAATTAAAGATGAATTTGGATTTGGTTTTTGATCCAAATTGGTGAGAACACGAGTTGAAAGATTCTTCTATCGTTGTGTTAGACTTGAATATCATTGTTGCTAATCTGTAATCCTTATTTACTGATCGAGCGTTTTCGTTAAAAGATTTTACTGTGTTCTTCAACATTGAATTGGCTTTCTCGGAAGAACCGTCAGTGGATCCTGCTTTATTTTCCGTGTGCGTGTTTATATTGCAGCTACAAGCCTACAATGCTAAATGTCGAATAATTTTATGCGATTTGTTCCATCAATGGGAGTTTCCATTGGTCATCATGTTCGAATATTGCTGCAAGCCTGCGAGTGATCTGATTATGGTGATCGATCCATAATAGGGTGTAAAATTCTGTATATGTTATGTACATATATGTATTATCTGTGTTTATATGGCAATCTTTCGGCTGAAAGCTTTGTATAACTGTTCTTCTTTGATGGTTTCAGTAGTATGGCAACTCCAGTGGAACCTCCAAATGGCGTTAGATCTCGAGGGAAACATTATTACTCAATGTGGCAAACACTTTTTGAAATCGATACTAAATACGTGCCGATCAAGCCTATTGGTCGAGGGGCGTATGGCATAGTGTGTTCTTCTGTCAACAGGGAAACTAATGAAAAGGTTGCAATCAAGAAGATACATAATGCCTTTGAGAATCGTATTGATGCACTCAGAACCTTGCGCGAACTGAAGCTTCTCCGGCATCTTAGACATGAAAACGTGATAGCTCTCAAAGATGTCATGCTGCCTATACACAAGGGAAGTTTCAAGGACGTTTACTTGGTTTACGAGCTTATGGATACTGATTTGCATCAGATAATCAAGTCCTCTCAGACACTTACAAATGATCATTGCCAGTATTTCCTCTTCCAGGTACCTTTTCACAATCATTTTTAGCATGTTTATAGTGTAACTGTATTTGTTTGTTTCATTTTTCTGAGCCACACCTTTTGAAGACTAGCAGAATGATGTCTGAATAATGTTCTGACTGGACCTGCGCAGTGCTGAAAGATTTATTGAATGGCCAAAACCATTTGTAATACCTTAATATTTTGTTCCAGGAGCAGATGGAGCTAATTTTTTTGGTATCACTGCTATTATAGTGTCAGACTGCCTGTGAGTGAATGCGAACCAATTATGTAATGTTGAAATCCCCTGTGCTGATACACACACACAGTGGCATTATAAAATCCCTGCAATTTTTCCTAGTGATATGATACTATGCGATCAAATATGTCGATTCTATTGTGACTCCTTCATTTATTCAAAAGAATGCATGGTGCAATTATTGAAACCTTGAGCTCTTGAAAGTATAAATACGATCCAGGAATCATGCCGGTATCATTCTATTATGCATCATCCAAGAGCTAAGCATCAAGAAAGAGATCACCCCTTTCTTTAGAACGACTCCCTACTTGCTCACACACAACAATGAGCTGCTTAGATTTGAAAACATGGTTGCCATTTTTGCGATCTTTGGATTGTTGTAGTCAGTATGCATGGGACTTGGTATTTAAAAACTGATCAAACCTCCCCAACCTCCTCTGGCCTTCTCACTTTTTTTTTGAATGCAGTTACTTAGAGGTCTGAAATATCTACACTCGGCAAACATTCTTCATCGTGATTTAAAGCCAGGGAACCTGCTGATTAATGCAAACTGTGATCTAAGAATATGTGATTTCGGGCTTGCACGCACAAATGGCGGCAAAGATCAGTTCATGACAGAATATGTGGTCACTCGCTGGTACCGTGCCCCGGAGCTCCTTCTCTGCTGTGACAACTACGGCACATCCATCGATGTGTGGTCCGTTGGTTGCATCTTTGCTGAACTTCTTGGTAGGAAGCCAGTTTTTCCAGGTACCGAATGCCTTAACCagcttaaattaattatcaACATACTCGGTAGTCAACAGGAAGATGATCTCAAGTTCATTGACAATCCAAAGGCGAAAAAGTACATCAAATCTCTTCCATTCTCCATGGGAACTCCGTTTTCTCACCTTTACCCTCTAG
This genomic interval carries:
- the LOC140961423 gene encoding mitogen-activated protein kinase homolog NTF3-like, with the translated sequence MATPVEPPNGVRSRGKHYYSMWQTLFEIDTKYVPIKPIGRGAYGIVCSSVNRETNEKVAIKKIHNAFENRIDALRTLRELKLLRHLRHENVIALKDVMLPIHKGSFKDVYLVYELMDTDLHQIIKSSQTLTNDHCQYFLFQLLRGLKYLHSANILHRDLKPGNLLINANCDLRICDFGLARTNGGKDQFMTEYVVTRWYRAPELLLCCDNYGTSIDVWSVGCIFAELLGRKPVFPGTECLNQLKLIINILGSQQEDDLKFIDNPKAKKYIKSLPFSMGTPFSHLYPLAHPLAIDLLQKMLVFDPSKRIGVTEALQHPYMSPLYDPRCDPPAQVPINLDIDEDLGEEMIRELMWMEILNYHPEAAVANMEITVQP